The Bombus pascuorum chromosome 11, iyBomPasc1.1, whole genome shotgun sequence genome includes the window tcaaaatataattgtatattactattatttttgtagaaatataaaatgtaattagcGTATTTGGGTACGCATTAGAAACGTTCTTGGCTTACAGTTACTATAGGTTTCTCATCAAATAGTAATTGATATCGATTCTGAAAGATGACGATTCCAGCAGTTAGAAAAccgtttcttataaaatatttacagtattATAGAGATGGCCAATACTTGAAATGcgtggaaagaaaattattgctCAATGTGGTCGATGATGAAGTCAAGAAAGTTCATTTCAGATTAGAAATATAGGTAGATTACACGTCCTCGTGGTTTGCACAATATCGATGtagtatttcaataatatattttcaatatttccagTACGAATTCCTAATTGAAAGGTTGAAGATGTGTGACAATAATagtaatggaaaaatattaaataatcagATGTGAATGTTCTTTTAGCATGTGAGGAAGATTGgtttctattaaataattgcCGCTAACAAGACTATATTTTATCgagtaattttgtaaataaaaatacaaatacttttgttCTTTTGGTAATTAGCAACTTAGAAAGATATAATGTCGTGTGTACACAACGTTGagcataaaaaaataattttactcgtcTTATCATACATATAATTTGGAGAGAACATTCTTAGAATATGTATATCTCaggaaatgtaagaaaagaaatttatttgtatcaaacaataaaatgtgcagagtttaaaaattgttgttttTAAATCCAGGAAACAAGTTTATGATGGATAAATTCTGTATTGGTCATGATGGAtgttaatatcaatttaaattttacatacatatatgcattGCACAGGTGACAGGGTTCGCATTTGAATTAGCGATATTGAGAACTGCACAggcaattaattattaaagatagAGTAATATTATTCTATCGATTTACGCTTTGAATTAATGTGATAACgtcattaatattttgaaatagtaTAAGTTTGCGAAGAATTTTAGAGCGGTTCTCAAATATCTTGTTATATTTGCAAATTGAATGTATTGAATGGTCAactatatatttgaatttcatatCTATCCACAGATTTATCCATCcaaaaattcaaacaaatttttgtggTAATTATGTACATGCTTATGATACTTACCATTTATATATGATatcaaataattgtaaattgtaaaaagatttatccatccaaaaattcaaacaaatttttgtggTAATTATGTACATGCTTATGATATTTACCATTTATATATGATatcaaataattgtaaatttaaattcttgtTAACGTCTActggataataaattattaaacgaataaaatattaagcagtaaattgtattatttaataactttctataaattaattcagacattattcatttcattattttccaatatgtttaatatttgttcattTTGCTATTATATCACTGATACTACTCCCCGTATTTCTACTAggaatactaataaattagtaGAACATaaaaaacgtattttaaagttaaatgTGATCCACACACTGTGAATCACACTGGGTCATTAAGAAGGAAAAAACAGAATATATTGAATGTTGAAATCAACATAAGCATCagcaatttataatattattatgcaGTGCAGTATGTAATAAAGTTCGTTTTACTTTTATCCTCAATatgaatacataatttatCCATTTAGaacgtttattaattaaatttatacgcgcgtcttattttattttattcttccagTATATTCATTTCTgcattatgttttattattctttgttcgtattttattttcagaacaatattttttggaTGATTtgacgataaaagaaaatgaaacaattaaatataagagccataaagaaatatatgaaactaCTTTACGAATTACCTGCAATGTTCTTCACAAAGTTAGAGAATTGCAACGCTCAGGAAAAGGAGATATTGATCTTCTTTTGTAAGCATTTTAAAGTTCACCTCAAGGAAACTGTTACATACCCAAGCATGTCGCAACACTTCTCCTTATGtgacaaaagaaatattcttacatttttagataaaaagaaatatgcaaTGTCATATTTCTCATTGTTATGCAATaagagaataattataataatgattaaaataGCTTCTTTCTATATCATTTAGATATTTTCTTTCGGTGTTAAAGGATAATAGAACTTCCTTGATTATGCAATAGCAAAAAAATATCCTCAATGTAGTCTCTTTGCAGAAATATCTTTGGAGAAAGACTTGGGTCTGCACTATTTCACCATGGAAATCCAATGCTCCTGCATTATGCTATGTTTCTACCCGCTCTTATGGGACAAGCAGATTCTGAACAGCAAGTATATTGGATGAACAGAGCTTGGGCTGGCGATATTATAGGAACATATGCTCAGGTAATACGTAAGGGAGAACATTCCTTTTTAAACAAGATCGTCATAGATTCTAAAAGTTCCTCAAGTAAATTTAATCTTGCACTTCTGCCTTAGACCGAACTAGGCCATGGAACGTTTCTCAGGGGTTTGGAAACTACAGCAACGTACGATCCGAAAACGAAAGAGTTTGTTTTGAATAGTCCAACTTTGACATCCTACAAATGGTGGCCAGGCGGACGTAAGTATATTGTAATTgtttaacataataataatgttgttCACTAAAACAGtatgatttatttacaattaaaattttcagtgGGTCACACTGCAAACCATGCAATAGTCGTTGCGCAATTATACACCCAGGGAGAATGTAAGGGAGTTCATCTTTTCATTGTACAATTAAGAGACGTGGAGACACACGAACCTTTAAAAGGTACACAAATAAATGTCGCAATCTTTTGtaatcaattatatattatattgcaaTGTGTAAAAGAGGGAATTGTTCACACTATCAAACAACAATTATgaaatcaaacaatttttctgtttataaTCTAGATCAAATTTGCTGAACAATGGATATAGTAAAGAGTAAATTTAATCTGTATGTGATTCTTAGGCATTATAATTGGAGAAATTGGTACAAAATTGGGGATGAATGGCGTTAACAATGGGTTTCTGGGATTTCGTAACTTTAGGATACCACGGGAGAATATGTTGATGAAGAATTCCAAGGTAACTTTTCATACAAAATTCTTATAAGAAATACAATCTCATCTTATTGATGTGAAattgaaaggaaaattatGTGCGTAATCTGTGTGAATAGGACTGTTAATAAATCCTAATTTTCGATAGAGCAAATTGTAAAGTTACATTTCTTGTTATAGGTACTAGAAGATggaaaatacgtaaaatctACAAATGATAAGTTAACGTATGGTGCGATGGTGTTCATTCGAGTAAGGTTGTTGCAAAACCTCTTACACCATTTAACGAAAGCTGTTACCATTGCGGTTCGATACAGCGTAGTAAGACGTCAGGGTCAAATAAATCCGGAGTATGTTCTGTTAAAAACAATCTCTAGTAACATCGACTGCTCTATGTCTCTTCCTTAAAAAATCGTTCCATGGGAAATGTTACTTTGAACTAGAGTTTTAACTACAGATTATCTCTCCtactaatattaaattatccttgcctttcttttttttcagcCAACCAGAGGTGCAGATTCTCGATTACGTAACGCAACAATACAAAATCTTCCCTCATATTGCCACATGTTTCGCAATAAAAGTTACTGCCAATTGGGTTTGGGATATGTATAATACGGTACAAAGTGAATTGCACCAGGATGATTATGAAAAACTACCGGAGGTTGATATGTTTATACCATTTATAGTAGTATACTTTTCTTCATATTTCTAGctctattaatttcttttacagaTGCATTCTTTGTCATGTTGCCTAAAAGCGGTTGTATCTGCAGATACAGCAGCTGGAATAGAGCAGCTTCGGTTATCTTGTGGTGGACATGGATACATGACTGGCAGCAATCTGCCAACACTTTACGGATTGGCCACCGCAGTCTGTACTTACGAAGGGGAAAATACAGTCCTACTTTTGCAAACAGCTAGGTATCTCGTAAAATCATGGAAACGAGCTATGGATGGAGAAACATTGCCAGAATCTGTAGAGTATCTTAACGAAGCAGCAAAAGGAGTAAAACATCGTCGTTGGAGTAACGATTTGGAATGTCTGATTGATGCGTATAAAGCGGTAGCTGCAGGGTATACTGTTTCcgaatacattaaatattgttgaataattacatatatattcatcGGAATGTTTACGATATTCTTTCCATTTCGTAGATCTATTGGGTTAGCAGCAGATCACTTGGATCGCAGGATACATGATGGAGTTCCGACGGAGGAAGCGTGGAATCAAACGAGTATCGAACTAGCTCAGTGTGCGGAAGCTCACGCTCGAGTCTTCATTGTAAAAACATTTGCAAAAtctattaaacaattaaactCGAAATCTGAAGAATTTCGTCAAGTAATGTTTCAACTCTGTGAGCTGTATATCTTATATTGGGCTTTGAAGAACGTTGGTAATTTTCTTCGGGtgagtattaatttttttagaaactcTCACAGAGGacaacgaaagaagaaaaatttattactatatcTTGTAGGATAATTTGAATTCAAGAGTGATtcatctctttctcttttttagttttcttctATGCAGAAAGAGCATGTTCAGACACTTCATTCACGCTTGGAATATTTGCTGATGACAATCCGTCGAAATGCTGTAGGAATCGTTGACGGTTTCGATTTCGATGACCACATTCTTTGCTCGGCTTTGGGTGCTTACGATGGTAACGTTTACGAACGATTGTTCCAAGAAGCCATGAGGAGTCCTCTGAACCGTGAAACTGTGAACATGTCTTTCGAAAAATACTTAAAACCATTTCTTAAGAGTAATTTATAGTATAATCtttttaaaggaaatatttgatcataattattatttcgtatttgttttgtGATGATTTAATTGTTATCGTAAgacgtattttttatttgttattaaataatcgatTGTATTGTTTGTTGGGTATTGATTTATAAGATGTAACAACTGTAGCATATCATATGAGCAATATCGAAGATAGATATACGTGCTCACTTGTCCATTTTACTGAGAGTTTATATTGAACAAGAAAGGAATGATCGAACGTATTTTTGTACCATTTCTATTCGGTATCATTGTAAAtgtgtaatttatacaaaGAATCATCGCCGTAATTATTGTGACTGAATGTCTGATAgagattttatgtttataaaaagctTTCTGGAAATATGCGATTATTCTGAGATGAGATGctttaaatatgttatagGTAATGGTATTTTCTATACAGTTTTTACAAtgagtaaaataatattttgaactacaaaaatgtatatttttattgctaaACCTGTAACTCCtcaatgaaaattgtattttagaaTTGAGAGGTTTTCATATGGTACAGTATTTATTTACGGAATACAAGTAGTATTGTGCATGTTTTTATTAGccacatttattatataatgtatacattttACGACGGTCGGCAGTAGCGCAATAGCACGAAGTTCATACGTCGAAAAAGATCCCAATAGGACTATACCTACCGcaaacatattttacaaaatagatCTATAAATTGTGGGATACCGATACGTTAAAACCTGAGAAATGTATACAAAAaattcaagaagaaaaaatcttTGATGATCAGCTGTTTTGGCAACAGGTGGATCGGTCAAGGAACACATGTGCTTTGGCctgttgatatttttatcgatttttaattttcaataattaaaaaacaaggccgaaaacgtaatttttttattctttattttcgtctTATTTCAGCGTCAAGAATCAACTCCTAATTATGTTGAAACAGTTGACGAAAAccctatatacatatatgtatatattggaCAAGTAACAGAGTTCGCAGTTGATTTAGCAAAATTCAAAACTGTACAGTCAATTTGCTATTAAAGATAGAGTAATATTATTCTACTTATTTTACGCTTTGAACTAGTGTGTTAACgtcattaatattttgaaataatcagataattttatggaaaattttagatcggttcttaaatattttatcacatttgtaaatctattatattatgtaaattcttagaACCATATGCCTAATGGTATAGTTGAATTCCATATCAATCCGCACATtgtaatctaaaaatatttttatcataattatttatgtatacacTTATGATATGTATCATTTAtatgtgaaattaaattattataaatgaaaattattgtaagCGACTAatgaacaataaattattaaatgaataaataattatgtaatgtATTGTTGCTATTCTTTGTTATGATTACCTTACTCCTTTCATTATTTCCCATTaagtttaatatctttttattttgttaccaTATCActgatacaataatatttttttaaatatatgcatTACGCAACAAAAGTCGATATTTCTACTGTACGACACGGTTCTACTGTAAAACAATTTACTTAGTATTCATATATCTgctatgaatattatattaactttgCTAGAATATAAATGTAgcatattgaaatataacttCCTTTACATTataagatatacatatgtattaattttttttatcaatgaCGTCTAAATGTTAATGAGAAAAAAGGAACATGAATGtataagaaagaatatttattattgcatatttacaagtacaaattgtaaatatgtgcattcacatttaaaattataattattatgtagTATGTAGTGTACCACGTTTTGGTTATATCATATATGtgaaaatagaacaatattCTTCCTATTCAATGCTGCAAATTAACTATTATAACGTttactaataaaaattacacgcGCGTCTAATTGTTGTATTTTGGTCTTCTAGTGtctctatttttaaattgttttcattattttatacgtgCTCTAACATGTCTAAATGTTTAATCgcacaataatattttttggaaGTTGTAgcgttaaaagaaaatatgtcaatgagatataaaagtcataaaaatatatatgaagaCGTTTTACGAATATGTTCATCACAATGTTTTTCACAAAATTAGACAAGATTGCAAGTAGTCAATTACAACTCTCAGACGGGGAAGATGATCATCTTTTCCTGTAAAATGTTTTAAGGATCTTGTCAAAGTCTATATCGTGTCACATAACAAACCCAGTTCCAATTTTTGACATTAGAGAAATAATCATTGcttgcattttttaaagaagaaaaaaaatgcaaGCAAATATTTCATCCTACTGTCAATATTACTACATATGagcataattttaaatataatttaatatatgtaatgaATAATTTAGTTTCCCTCTATACTAGTTCTTTTtctaatgttaaaaaaaagtaGTACTTCCTTGCTTATCAGATAACACAGTAGTATTTTTAACGTAGTTTTTCAGTAGAGATAACTTTATGACAATATTTGAGTCTGCACTGTCTGAACACGGAAATCCATTGATCCTGCATTATGCCATGTTTTTATCCTCTATTCTGGAACAAGCAAATTCTTGCAAGCATATTGGATACACAGAGCTTCGTCTGGCGATGTTATAGGAACATATGCTCAGGTAATACATAAGGGAGAACATTCCCTTTTAAACAAGATCGTCAAAGGTTCTAAAAGATTCGTAAGTAAATTTAATCTTGCACTTCTGCCTTAGACCGAACTAGGCCATGGAACGTTTCTCAGGGGTTTGGAAACTACAGCAACGTACGATCCGAAAACGAAAGAGTTTGTTTTGAATAGTCCAACTTTGACATCCTACAAATGGTGGCCAGGCGGACGTAAGTATATTGTAATTgtttaacataataataatgttgttCACTAAAACAGTATGATTTAtctacaattaaaattttcagtgGGTCATACTGCAAACCATGCAATAGTCGTTGCGCAATTATACACCCAGGGAGAATGTAGGGGAGTTCATCTTTTCGTTGTACAATTAAGAGACGTGGAGACACATGAACCTTTAAGAGGTACACAAATAAATGTCGCAATCTTCTGtaatcaattatatattatattggaATGTGTACAAGAGAGAACTGTTCACATTATCAAACAACAATTATGAAATCAGACAATTTTCCTGTTTATGATCTAAATCAAATTTGCTGAACAATGGATATAGTAAAGAGTAAATTTAATCTGTATGTAATTCTTAGGcattataattgaagaaattggTACAGAATTGGAGATGAACGGTATGAACAATGGCTTTCTTGGATTTCGTGACTTTAGGATACCACGGAAGAATATGTTGATGAAGAATTCCAAggtaatttttcatacaaaattcCTATAAGACTCCCTCAGACAGGAGAAGACGCAGGAATGCCCCGGTAGTAATTCGAAATGGGTCCGGGGCATCCCAACTGAGCGTCGGGCGGTCCATCGTGGGGTTCTAGTCGGTATAGTCCGCCGATACTAGCTCGCCGCTTTCCAGAAGAGAGGGGGGCAGAGTCCATAAGGATTTTTCCACGTGCAAAAAGCGAGGAAAATAGAGAGAGGCAAACCAAAAGATTAGAATGGAATTTGGAacgaatattgaaatttggATAAAGTACAAGTAAAGAAATGTGTTTGTAAGTTGCGGAACAGGTTCCGAAAAGACAAGTTCTAAAGTGATTAATGGagatagaagaagaaagaatgcCGATGTGCATTCAAACAGGTTTTAGCaagaagaattgttgattAGTCTACTTGTTgtttaatatgcaaatatatggGGGGATCTGTACATAAGTATGTCTCTTGAACTTTAATTCGGCTTTAGATTCAGTAAAAAGTTTCATACTATACTAAGAGTTACTGAAGAAAAGTGTGAAGTACGGGCTGATCGAAAGATCGAAAGAGATATACATAAAGTGAAGCAGTGTGGAAAGGAAGGTAACTGAAGGTTTCTGTACAGAGAGTAAGTTCGGGCAGGATTGTCCATTAAACCTGTTGCTCTTCAACCTGCTGATAACGGGGTGAAGTTCTTGAGACGAGCGCTGGGAATGGGTTTATCACGTAGAAGATacaagaaatcacgaaattaatagatcaccggtgatctcctcgcgtcgTAATTCGAACGTTTCGTAAGGTAAGTAAGGTAAAAAATTCGGACGATTCAGAGTGTTGAAACAGAATGTTAACGGTTCAAAATTTTCCAATGGAGTGTGGATTCTGAGTAGATTTGTGTGCTAGAGTTTGGGCTCTCTGAAGGGACAGGCGCCATGAGGTCGGGGTATACGGTGAGTGAGAAGATGAAGAGATCTAAGATGAGGTGAAAAGGGCGTAAGTTAGGGTTAGgtttaacacgttgacgcCGGTGTTGATATTCAGGGTTTTCTCTGTGAGGCAGCGCCTGACCGCACAGTCTGCTTCGTGGGACAGCGCAGCGTCAGAttacacattttttaaaattttttaactctGACGTCGATTTATAGCAACATTACAAAAGCTATCCTGTTGGGTTCAATGAATTTCGTGGACTTCAACTAATACATTGATATACAATAATTTGGCATTATCAGTTTGCGTATATCTGTAAATTTTCAGCAAAGCTGACGGGACCAGCTTTGGCCCTAATTTTACagtacttttcaatttttctcaaaaagtAGAGGTCTGACGCGAATTCTGACCATCGCACGTAATTCTgtgaacatttttctataagaAACGTTCACAGCGCgaatcaaacaatttttcaattacgtACAGGAAAAGTGATAGTCATTCAGATTCGTCGGAGAACGACGGCGCGCGTAAAGAACATGCACGACGAAAATAGTGTTAGGACGTAGTGTAAGTACTGCCCAAAAAACAATCACATTTTCTGCAGTCGTACCAGGGGCTCGCGAGTAAAACGAGACGGCAATGTAAACAATGTTATAAACGCATTTGTAGAATAAAAGGTAGAGAGAATGCTGCGAATGAAGCCAAAGAAGTAACATCGTATTGTGATGGTTGTAAGAGCCAGCCGGCATTCTGTCTGacatgttttaaaaaattgcataaaaaatgtaaataattatgccaagtttataatattgaattgtTATGTTTTTACTATTGAATACCTGTTTATAATGTTGAGATAAGATAACATAAACCTATTTTGCACTATCTATTTTGTGAAATACAAGTATGACCCACCGTGATGCATCCCGCCTCACGGAACAGGTACGTGTGAGCCACCGGTGATACACGCCGGCGTCAACGTGTTGAGGAGAAATTGAGAAGAGAAAGGAGGAAGTAAAGTGGCCAGGAAGGTGTTGAGATAAGCGAAGGGAAGGGAGGGAATGGAGGAAGAACTGTCTGGATAGAAGAAATGAAGCAAAAAGTTTAGGGAAGGAGGAGGAATGAGATAGACGAGTGGAAGGAGAAGGAACAggcgaaagaaagagataaGAAGATCAGATATTGGAGGTTCAACTCATGCTACAAGCTAGTAAGGATAGGCGAATTACCGCAGCACCTAAGGAAAGGAGGGAGCGAGGAGATATGGAGACACATGGAAAGATTTAGCTTTAGGAATGAGTTGAAGGATGCAAGGTATTGGTGATTCACTACAAAAATGTGTAGAGTACATTAATGACGCAGTAAAAAACGCAATAAGTAAAGCATATtgtctctatatatatactaaatgctAAGAATACGatactaaaaaattagaattaaaggTAATAGCGATAATAGGGTTAAACAACAACTATTAGCGTCAAcattaatgaatattaaatcaGATTgctgtaataaaatacaaaattgaagAGATTAGATCATTAATAGCATGAATATGTATCTGTAGTgctataaatattgaaatttgtaataacaaAGTTCACAATCATTACGTAAAACTGTCTATTTATACGTTAAACTGTACATTTCTGTAGCAAATTAACACAGATCAGTACGGTGACACGTTTGATTTTCCCAGTTGACGGTGTTAAACGATCTGTACAATATGAGGCAACAGAAAATGGTGGTAAACAAGGATTTACAATATGAACGA containing:
- the LOC132912066 gene encoding LOW QUALITY PROTEIN: probable peroxisomal acyl-coenzyme A oxidase 1 (The sequence of the model RefSeq protein was modified relative to this genomic sequence to represent the inferred CDS: inserted 1 base in 1 codon), with the translated sequence MFLSSILEQANXLQAYWIHRASSGDVIGTYAQTELGHGTFLRGLETTATYDPKTKEFVLNSPTLTSYKWWPGGLGHTANHAIVVAQLYTQGECRGVHLFVVQLRDVETHEPLRGTQINVAIFCIIIEEIGTELEMNGMNNGFLGFRDFRIPRKNMLMKNSKVIFHTKFL
- the LOC132912167 gene encoding probable peroxisomal acyl-coenzyme A oxidase 1 — translated: MRQQKMVVNKDLQYERSRCTFDPVEVTYFFDGSAEKTRQRRDQEQYFLDDLTIKENETIKYKSHKEIYETTLRITCNVLHKVRELQRSGKGDIDLLLNIFGERLGSALFHHGNPMLLHYAMFLPALMGQADSEQQVYWMNRAWAGDIIGTYAQTELGHGTFLRGLETTATYDPKTKEFVLNSPTLTSYKWWPGGLGHTANHAIVVAQLYTQGECKGVHLFIVQLRDVETHEPLKGIIIGEIGTKLGMNGVNNGFLGFRNFRIPRENMLMKNSKVLEDGKYVKSTNDKLTYGAMVFIRVRLLQNLLHHLTKAVTIAVRYSVVRRQGQINPDQPEVQILDYVTQQYKIFPHIATCFAIKVTANWVWDMYNTVQSELHQDDYEKLPEMHSLSCCLKAVVSADTAAGIEQLRLSCGGHGYMTGSNLPTLYGLATAVCTYEGENTVLLLQTARYLVKSWKRAMDGETLPESVEYLNEAAKGVKHRRWSNDLECLIDAYKAVAAGSIGLAADHLDRRIHDGVPTEEAWNQTSIELAQCAEAHARVFIVKTFAKSIKQLNSKSEEFRQVMFQLCELYILYWALKNVGNFLRFSSMQKEHVQTLHSRLEYLLMTIRRNAVGIVDGFDFDDHILCSALGAYDGNVYERLFQEAMRSPLNRETVNMSFEKYLKPFLKSNL